The Helicobacteraceae bacterium genome window below encodes:
- a CDS encoding transcriptional repressor: MRAKNQKSFDEALERFVKTLKEKDLKYTFQREVILRAIAASDSHFIPEELKIKIAKEYDCPHIGTATIYRTLSLLEEAGIVTSVSFGANGKKYEFGLKAHHDHMICDYCGRMIEFIDEDIENRQKAIAAAHDFKILSHAMQLRGMCKECRNKAKN; the protein is encoded by the coding sequence ATGCGCGCAAAGAACCAAAAGAGCTTCGACGAAGCGTTAGAGCGGTTTGTAAAAACGCTCAAGGAGAAGGACCTTAAATACACTTTTCAGCGCGAGGTTATACTGCGGGCGATCGCGGCGAGCGATTCGCACTTTATACCCGAAGAGCTAAAGATTAAGATCGCAAAGGAATACGACTGCCCGCATATCGGCACGGCGACGATCTACCGCACTCTGTCGCTTTTGGAAGAGGCGGGGATTGTAACTAGCGTCAGCTTTGGCGCTAACGGTAAAAAATACGAGTTTGGTTTGAAGGCGCACCACGATCATATGATATGCGACTATTGCGGAAGGATGATCGAGTTTATCGACGAAGATATTGAAAACCGCCAGAAAGCCATTGCCGCCGCCCACGATTTCAAGATTTTAAGCCACGCTATGCAGCTTCGCGGAATGTGCAAGGAATGCCGTAACAAGGCGAAAAATTGA
- a CDS encoding TylF/MycF family methyltransferase, giving the protein MATLTGIESVPKQLVALGVDRNKISIDYALVPLRARIIFLEKLAQMFDEARINGSVAEGGIFQGDFAKEINRVFPDKTLYLFDAFEGFDKRDVAKEVADGLSESDTVSYFNATSEEIVKAKLPHPDRCVIKKGYFPETAAGVEDRFCFVNLDFDLYDPILAGLEFFYPLMTEGGVILIHDYFNPFYKGVKLAVDGFAKANDARLLPVGDGFSIAVLR; this is encoded by the coding sequence GTGGCGACCCTAACAGGTATCGAATCCGTTCCAAAACAACTTGTAGCGCTTGGCGTCGATAGGAATAAAATCAGTATCGATTACGCGCTCGTTCCTCTTAGAGCTAGAATTATATTTCTTGAAAAACTAGCCCAGATGTTTGATGAAGCGCGCATAAACGGCTCGGTAGCCGAAGGCGGCATTTTTCAAGGCGATTTCGCAAAAGAGATCAACCGCGTTTTTCCCGACAAAACGCTGTATCTGTTCGACGCCTTTGAGGGTTTCGATAAAAGAGACGTAGCAAAAGAGGTGGCAGACGGTTTAAGCGAGTCCGATACGGTCAGCTATTTTAACGCCACTTCCGAAGAGATAGTGAAAGCCAAATTGCCCCATCCCGATCGGTGCGTAATCAAAAAGGGCTATTTTCCCGAAACGGCGGCGGGCGTAGAAGATCGCTTCTGCTTTGTCAATCTCGATTTTGATCTATACGATCCAATACTAGCGGGGCTTGAGTTCTTTTACCCGCTTATGACGGAGGGCGGCGTAATCTTGATTCACGACTACTTTAATCCGTTTTACAAAGGCGTAAAACTGGCGGTCGATGGTTTTGCGAAGGCAAACGACGCTCGTCTGCTACCCGTTGGCGACGGATTTAGTATAGCGGTATTACGTTAA
- the lysS gene encoding lysine--tRNA ligase → MPDFNDYVKTRIDKLARLRELGKNPYENRVKRDLSLAKFREKHARLIEGAERDESAIYNVTGRVKLLRVMGKAAFVTIEDQSGSLQLFLSQSEIGQSYDELKKLLDVGDITQASGYGFVTKTGELSLHVKSIEILTKSIRPLPEKFHGVQDIELRSRRRYLDLIMNPNARDNFILRSKIISQTRGFFETNGFLEVETPMLHPIPGGANARAFVTRHNALSVDRYLRIAPELYLKRLIVGGFEAIYELNRCFRNEGMDSTHNPEFTTIEFYWAYHTYEDLIALTERYFAELSSALKISETNFKGHTIVLNAPFARYGYDEALCEIGGVPSENLNDIQKLSAIARKNGVEVKKEQPIGAIKSELFDVLVEPKLINPTFIVDFPIEISPLARRNDNNSRLADRFELFIGGYEIANGFSELNDPIDQYERFKAQAAAKEAGDEEGMYMDEDYITALSYGMPPTAGEGIGIDRLVMILLGFDTIREALLFPAMKQEQKEEN, encoded by the coding sequence ATCCCAGACTTCAACGACTATGTTAAAACTAGGATCGATAAATTAGCGCGCCTAAGAGAGCTTGGCAAAAACCCTTATGAAAATCGAGTTAAACGCGATCTAAGCCTAGCCAAGTTTCGAGAAAAGCACGCGCGTTTGATCGAGGGCGCCGAACGCGACGAGAGCGCGATTTATAATGTTACCGGTCGCGTAAAACTTTTGCGAGTTATGGGTAAAGCGGCGTTTGTTACGATAGAGGATCAAAGCGGCTCTTTGCAACTATTTCTATCGCAAAGCGAGATCGGACAAAGCTACGACGAGTTAAAAAAATTGCTAGACGTAGGCGATATAACGCAGGCTAGCGGCTATGGGTTTGTTACGAAAACGGGCGAGTTGAGCCTTCATGTTAAATCGATCGAGATTTTGACTAAATCGATTCGCCCGCTTCCGGAAAAATTTCACGGCGTTCAAGATATAGAACTTCGCTCGCGCCGCCGCTATCTCGATCTGATTATGAACCCAAACGCGCGCGACAACTTTATTTTACGAAGCAAAATTATCTCGCAAACGAGAGGTTTTTTTGAAACTAACGGTTTTTTGGAAGTGGAGACGCCTATGCTTCACCCGATTCCGGGCGGCGCGAACGCGCGCGCGTTTGTTACGCGCCACAACGCGCTAAGCGTCGATCGCTATCTTAGGATCGCGCCGGAGCTGTATCTAAAGCGGCTGATCGTGGGAGGCTTCGAGGCGATCTACGAGCTTAACCGTTGCTTTCGCAACGAGGGCATGGACTCGACGCACAACCCCGAATTTACTACGATTGAATTTTATTGGGCGTATCACACTTACGAGGATCTGATCGCTTTAACGGAGAGATATTTCGCCGAGCTTTCAAGCGCGCTTAAAATTAGCGAAACTAACTTCAAAGGGCATACGATTGTCCTGAACGCTCCGTTTGCGAGATACGGCTACGACGAGGCGCTATGCGAAATAGGCGGCGTGCCTAGCGAAAATCTGAACGACATTCAAAAACTATCGGCAATAGCGCGAAAAAACGGCGTAGAGGTAAAAAAAGAACAGCCAATCGGCGCGATCAAATCGGAGCTATTCGACGTTTTGGTGGAGCCTAAGTTAATCAATCCGACTTTTATCGTCGATTTTCCGATCGAGATTTCGCCTCTCGCTAGACGAAACGACAATAATTCGCGTTTAGCCGATCGTTTCGAGCTTTTCATCGGAGGTTACGAGATCGCGAACGGCTTTAGCGAGCTAAACGATCCGATCGACCAATACGAGCGCTTCAAAGCGCAAGCGGCGGCTAAAGAGGCGGGCGACGAAGAGGGCATGTATATGGACGAAGATTATATTACGGCGCTTAGCTACGGAATGCCGCCTACGGCGGGCGAGGGGATAGGGATCGATAGGCTTGTTATGATCCTATTGGGGTTTGATACAATCCGCGAAGCGCTATTGTTTCCCGCGATGAAACAGGAACAAAAGGAAGAAAATTGA
- a CDS encoding DUF1882 domain-containing protein, protein MVSQLELKLIKMQTSHYYKKRDGLAKQVNFHGKTFFDKFERVDSAISPPILNEHFAKKITIAHDLILPENMVENIVFDFNGADRERFYHRAQLMLREEGFLNFTAYESGSSGHLHLYVHKGHTTLGEGCQLAKALSAKLVQKMTRQWRVFPTFDLPPEFNILTIPYGVYAKERGSGWSKHM, encoded by the coding sequence ATGGTTAGTCAGTTGGAGTTGAAACTGATTAAAATGCAAACTTCGCACTACTATAAAAAACGCGACGGTTTAGCCAAACAGGTCAACTTTCATGGCAAAACGTTTTTTGATAAGTTTGAAAGGGTGGATAGCGCGATCTCCCCGCCGATCTTAAACGAACACTTCGCTAAAAAAATTACGATTGCGCACGATTTAATACTGCCGGAAAATATGGTGGAGAATATCGTCTTTGATTTCAACGGCGCGGATCGCGAGCGGTTCTACCACCGAGCGCAGCTAATGCTACGAGAAGAGGGCTTTTTGAATTTTACCGCTTACGAAAGCGGTTCTAGCGGGCATTTGCATCTATACGTTCATAAAGGGCATACGACGCTTGGCGAGGGTTGCCAACTTGCAAAGGCGCTTTCAGCTAAACTAGTTCAAAAAATGACTCGGCAGTGGAGAGTATTTCCAACTTTCGATCTGCCGCCGGAGTTTAACATTCTAACGATCCCTTACGGCGTTTACGCCAAAGAACGGGGGAGCGGTTGGTCAAAGCACATGTAG
- a CDS encoding serine hydroxymethyltransferase, protein MSYLDKEDRDIFQWIEKELERQNDHLEMIASENYTFPAVMEAMGSVLTNKYAEGYPSKRYYGGCEFVDQIELIAVDRLKKLFGASYANVQPHSGSGANAAVYSALLKPYDKILGMDLSHGGHLTHGAKVSFSGQNYHSFFYGVNENGLIDYDEVEKIAVAVKPQIIVAGFSAYSRELDFARFRAIADKTGAYLLSDVAHVAGLICANEYPNPFPHSHVVSTTTHKTLRGPRGGAIMTNDEEIAKKIDKAVFPGMQGGPLMHVIAAKAVGFGYNLKPEWKIYAKQVKANIKTLAATLQRRGYKIVSDGTDNHLILLSFLDREFSGKDADYALGKAGICVNKNSVPGEKRSPFVTSGVRLGSAALTSRGMKEGEFAFIGEKIADVLDDITNERKIETISQETKALGSRFPVYSQATF, encoded by the coding sequence TTGAGCTATCTGGACAAAGAGGACAGAGATATTTTTCAATGGATCGAGAAGGAGCTTGAACGCCAAAACGACCATCTTGAGATGATCGCGAGCGAAAACTATACCTTCCCCGCCGTGATGGAGGCGATGGGTTCGGTTTTGACCAATAAATACGCCGAAGGCTATCCGTCTAAACGCTACTACGGCGGGTGCGAGTTTGTGGATCAAATCGAGCTAATCGCCGTCGATCGCCTAAAAAAACTATTCGGCGCGAGCTACGCCAACGTTCAGCCGCATTCCGGCAGCGGCGCGAACGCGGCGGTATATTCGGCGCTGCTTAAACCATACGACAAAATTTTGGGTATGGATTTAAGCCATGGCGGGCATTTGACGCACGGCGCTAAGGTTAGCTTCAGCGGGCAAAACTACCATAGTTTTTTTTACGGCGTGAATGAAAACGGGCTGATCGACTACGACGAGGTAGAGAAGATCGCCGTAGCGGTAAAGCCGCAAATTATCGTCGCCGGATTTAGCGCCTATTCGCGCGAGCTTGATTTCGCCCGCTTCCGCGCGATCGCCGACAAAACGGGGGCGTATCTGCTTTCGGACGTAGCGCATGTAGCTGGCTTGATATGCGCTAACGAGTATCCAAACCCCTTTCCCCATTCGCACGTCGTCTCCACGACGACGCACAAAACCTTGCGAGGACCTCGCGGCGGCGCGATAATGACCAACGACGAAGAGATCGCCAAAAAGATCGACAAGGCGGTTTTTCCGGGTATGCAGGGCGGACCGCTTATGCACGTTATCGCCGCAAAAGCGGTAGGTTTCGGCTACAATCTAAAGCCGGAGTGGAAAATTTACGCCAAGCAGGTTAAAGCCAACATAAAAACGCTCGCGGCGACCTTGCAACGGCGCGGCTATAAGATCGTAAGCGACGGCACAGACAACCACCTGATCTTGCTTAGTTTTTTAGACCGCGAGTTTAGCGGAAAGGACGCGGACTACGCGCTTGGAAAAGCGGGGATATGCGTCAACAAAAACTCGGTGCCGGGCGAAAAGCGCAGCCCGTTTGTAACTAGCGGCGTTCGGCTTGGCTCGGCGGCGCTGACAAGCAGAGGAATGAAAGAGGGCGAATTCGCGTTTATCGGCGAAAAGATCGCGGACGTTTTAGACGATATAACCAACGAACGCAAGATCGAGACAATCTCTCAAGAAACCAAAGCGCTTGGGAGCCGATTTCCCGTATATTCGCAGGCGACTTTTTAA
- a CDS encoding CvpA family protein, whose amino-acid sequence MSFHWLDIVVLSLIVILGAQGILRGAVREFFSLLGVGLGIFLGSRLALVVGRWTSDHSFNFSSESATKLAGFAIVFLVVWAICFLVGLWLSKRLRRKESMARRIAVWLDRIFGFFIGVGKVYVLFAAIIFSLSQTAAISKWAQNNLEDSLLYPSLKATGGFLIKLDAQTREALKEAQSKAEDIKQTVEESVKAIEPPDVAEIIERGAEVLEEATKTTEQSEETAKLQNEETSNERKD is encoded by the coding sequence ATGTCGTTTCATTGGTTAGATATAGTAGTTTTATCGCTAATTGTTATTCTTGGCGCGCAGGGGATTTTGCGCGGCGCCGTCAGAGAATTTTTTAGCTTGCTTGGCGTCGGCTTGGGCATTTTCTTAGGCTCGCGCTTGGCGTTGGTCGTCGGCAGATGGACATCCGATCATTCGTTTAACTTTTCAAGCGAAAGCGCTACGAAGCTCGCCGGTTTCGCTATTGTGTTTTTAGTCGTTTGGGCTATATGTTTCTTGGTCGGTCTTTGGCTTTCAAAGCGCCTTAGGAGAAAAGAGAGTATGGCGCGGAGGATCGCCGTTTGGCTGGATCGAATATTTGGCTTTTTTATCGGCGTCGGCAAGGTGTATGTTCTGTTCGCGGCGATTATCTTTTCGTTAAGTCAAACGGCGGCGATTTCAAAATGGGCGCAAAATAATCTTGAAGATAGCCTCCTGTATCCGTCGTTAAAAGCTACGGGCGGCTTTTTGATCAAACTTGACGCGCAGACGCGCGAGGCGCTTAAAGAGGCGCAATCTAAAGCGGAAGACATAAAACAAACCGTCGAAGAGAGCGTGAAGGCGATCGAGCCGCCGGACGTGGCGGAGATAATCGAGAGAGGAGCGGAGGTTTTAGAGGAGGCGACTAAGACTACGGAGCAAAGCGAAGAAACGGCAAAATTGCAAAATGAAGAAACGTCCAACGAAAGAAAGGATTAA
- a CDS encoding GGDEF domain-containing protein, whose product MSIIQALSARKGALLITVELDKLAKDVSSEAFNALEKTGTPPLPPYYAKAFSDAMRRYAPEEQSELSKRCSLIDEAAAREIRLEESFVFARKTLNEYSNSVSRLKEQERAFDLSALETDDFVSASILDEMKSYINAVVSETRKAENAIGALESELDVIETRSFVDPLTRLRTRAALKYQLERILQAGCDRDLDLWTALVAIDDYDRLKEELGYVVMEKILLFTAKSLTGMLRSDNRVYRYGEGQENEGAFCVVFNRVDRQEAYFAVKRVSARVESSRLVYKDKVINVTLSAALSPHRAADDWETIRDRAEKTLAKSLSQSKNAVSVFED is encoded by the coding sequence ATGAGTATAATTCAGGCTTTGTCGGCGAGAAAGGGAGCGTTATTGATTACGGTCGAGCTTGATAAACTTGCGAAAGACGTTTCTAGCGAAGCGTTTAACGCGCTTGAAAAGACGGGAACGCCGCCTTTGCCGCCGTATTACGCGAAAGCTTTTTCGGACGCTATGCGCAGATACGCTCCCGAAGAGCAAAGCGAATTAAGCAAGCGATGTTCGCTTATCGACGAGGCGGCGGCGCGCGAGATTCGTCTTGAGGAATCGTTTGTATTCGCGCGTAAAACGTTAAACGAGTATTCAAACAGCGTTTCAAGACTAAAAGAGCAAGAGCGCGCGTTTGATTTAAGCGCGTTAGAAACGGACGATTTTGTTTCCGCTTCGATTTTAGACGAGATGAAGTCGTATATAAACGCCGTCGTTTCCGAAACGCGAAAAGCCGAAAACGCGATTGGCGCGCTAGAAAGCGAGCTAGACGTAATTGAAACGCGCAGTTTCGTCGATCCGCTTACCCGCCTAAGAACTCGCGCGGCGCTAAAGTATCAACTCGAACGGATTTTGCAAGCGGGATGCGATCGCGACCTCGATCTTTGGACGGCGCTTGTCGCGATAGACGATTACGATCGGCTAAAAGAGGAGTTAGGTTACGTCGTTATGGAGAAAATTTTGCTCTTTACGGCTAAGAGCTTGACGGGAATGCTTAGAAGCGACAACCGCGTCTATCGCTACGGCGAAGGTCAAGAAAACGAAGGGGCGTTTTGCGTCGTTTTCAATCGCGTGGATAGGCAAGAGGCGTATTTCGCCGTAAAGCGCGTTAGCGCGCGCGTCGAATCGAGCAGACTTGTCTATAAGGACAAGGTCATAAACGTAACGCTCAGCGCCGCTCTCTCGCCTCATCGCGCGGCGGACGATTGGGAAACGATTCGCGATCGCGCCGAAAAAACGTTGGCGAAATCGTTATCGCAGAGCAAAAACGCGGTAAGCGTTTTCGAGGATTAG
- a CDS encoding anthranilate synthase component I family protein: MIVSRRVLYDTLTPIALYDKLRLFFSDKRVLLFESGLSGENGNFSFVAVGARERIWRENDKTFCMINGDISEIEDNPLIYLKKRFAAIDKTPYKEEQEKLGIGFIDGFTGFIGYDAVRLFEPTLRKSMDNLIDATNAPEFDLARPEYLFVYSHKNGTLTALSSLQGSDEVLREALKVAKSPMDPLPLIAAEKLGEGNFQFSKEEFMRKVELVKEEIRSGEVFQMLLANRFVQPAKIDPFSFYRVLRSKNPSPYQFLLPYEKFAIVGSSPELMARLNDGEILLRPIAGTRKRGKTIAQDLAMEKELLSDEKERAEHIMLVDLGRNDVGRVAKSGSVRVSNLMHIERFSHVMHIVSDVTARIDDGRDMFDLFMSAFSAGTMTGAPKIRAMELIAKYEGSRRGFYSGAIALFGFGGDMDCAITIRSAQIEENRAIFHAGGGIVADSKPELEWLEAQNKMAALRVSFDELLSL, translated from the coding sequence TTGATCGTCTCTCGCCGCGTTCTATACGATACGCTTACGCCGATTGCGCTATACGACAAGCTAAGGCTTTTTTTTAGCGATAAGCGCGTTTTGCTCTTTGAAAGCGGATTAAGCGGCGAAAACGGCAATTTCAGCTTTGTCGCCGTCGGCGCGCGCGAGAGGATTTGGCGCGAAAACGACAAAACTTTTTGCATGATAAACGGCGACATAAGCGAGATTGAGGACAATCCGCTAATTTATCTAAAAAAACGATTTGCCGCGATCGATAAAACGCCGTATAAAGAGGAGCAGGAAAAACTTGGGATCGGCTTTATAGACGGTTTCACAGGTTTTATCGGCTACGACGCGGTAAGGCTTTTTGAGCCTACGCTAAGAAAATCGATGGATAACTTAATCGACGCGACAAACGCGCCCGAATTTGATTTAGCGCGCCCCGAATATCTTTTTGTTTACTCGCATAAAAACGGAACGCTCACGGCGCTTAGCTCGCTTCAAGGAAGCGACGAAGTTTTGCGGGAGGCTTTGAAAGTAGCGAAATCGCCGATGGATCCTCTACCGTTAATCGCCGCCGAAAAGTTAGGCGAGGGAAACTTTCAGTTTTCCAAAGAGGAGTTTATGCGAAAGGTCGAATTGGTAAAGGAGGAGATAAGAAGCGGCGAGGTTTTTCAGATGTTGCTTGCCAACCGCTTCGTTCAGCCGGCTAAAATCGATCCGTTTAGTTTTTACCGCGTCCTTAGAAGCAAAAACCCCTCGCCGTATCAATTTCTACTGCCATACGAAAAGTTTGCTATCGTCGGAAGCTCGCCGGAGCTAATGGCGAGGCTTAACGACGGCGAGATACTGCTTCGCCCGATCGCCGGAACGCGTAAGCGCGGCAAGACAATCGCGCAAGATTTGGCTATGGAAAAAGAGCTTTTGAGCGACGAAAAGGAGCGCGCCGAGCATATTATGCTGGTGGATTTAGGGCGCAACGACGTGGGGCGCGTAGCCAAATCCGGCAGCGTTCGCGTTTCAAACCTAATGCATATCGAGCGCTTTAGCCATGTAATGCACATCGTCAGCGACGTAACGGCGCGTATTGACGACGGGCGCGATATGTTCGATCTGTTTATGTCCGCTTTTAGCGCCGGAACGATGACGGGCGCGCCCAAAATCCGCGCCATGGAGCTGATCGCCAAATACGAGGGAAGCAGGCGCGGTTTTTACAGCGGCGCGATCGCGTTGTTCGGATTTGGCGGCGATATGGACTGCGCCATTACGATCAGAAGCGCGCAGATTGAAGAAAACCGCGCGATTTTCCACGCGGGCGGCGGCATTGTCGCCGACAGCAAGCCCGAGCTTGAATGGCTTGAGGCGCAAAATAAAATGGCGGCTTTGCGCGTCAGTTTCGACGAACTGTTATCCTTATGA
- a CDS encoding SPOR domain-containing protein, with protein sequence MADIIGSEDELNDILIKRDEGSGGKVRNALLASAAMLLVAVIAFLTFRVIDADKYNETQSVSAQTNALDADPIGAKQPTTMFESPQPVSNPEQVRSAIDEIIAKHREARQNELNATITAAQNAAAQNTAPTPPSAVPVPTPPSSVATTPPKTQTPPQPPKTPSATPAKETSAAPAKTEEKFYIQIESLAKAPRESYLKSLRDRGLNVLVREKTVNKVVVHRIYVGPYSTRDRALNALPNLRRDYSPEAFIVKE encoded by the coding sequence ATGGCTGACATAATCGGTAGCGAAGACGAGCTAAACGACATTCTCATTAAGCGGGACGAAGGTTCCGGCGGCAAAGTTAGAAACGCTCTTTTAGCGAGCGCCGCTATGCTGCTAGTAGCGGTGATCGCGTTTTTAACCTTTCGCGTGATCGACGCCGACAAATACAACGAGACGCAGAGCGTTTCCGCTCAAACTAACGCGCTTGACGCGGATCCGATAGGCGCGAAGCAGCCGACGACGATGTTTGAGTCGCCGCAGCCAGTTAGCAATCCCGAACAGGTGAGAAGCGCGATCGACGAAATTATCGCGAAACATCGCGAAGCGCGGCAAAACGAGCTTAACGCTACGATCACAGCCGCTCAAAACGCCGCCGCTCAGAATACCGCGCCGACGCCGCCTAGCGCCGTTCCGGTTCCGACGCCGCCTAGCTCCGTCGCTACTACGCCCCCAAAAACTCAAACGCCGCCGCAGCCGCCTAAAACTCCAAGCGCGACTCCCGCTAAGGAGACAAGCGCCGCGCCCGCAAAAACGGAAGAAAAGTTTTATATTCAGATTGAATCGCTCGCCAAAGCGCCCCGCGAGAGCTATTTGAAAAGCCTTCGCGATCGCGGTTTAAACGTCTTGGTTCGCGAGAAAACCGTAAATAAGGTCGTCGTGCATAGAATCTACGTCGGACCGTATTCGACAAGAGATCGGGCGTTGAACGCTTTGCCTAATTTACGGCGGGACTATAGCCCTGAAGCGTTTATCGTGAAAGAGTAG
- a CDS encoding shikimate dehydrogenase: MKLLAVLGDPIAHSLSPLMHNFVYQQNAIAAVYTRLRVEDGYKLREIFEANRLYGANITLPHKEAAFAQADEITSGAKKIGAVNTWVKKEGRVAGYNTDAEGFIASIAPLSGVKSALILGAGGAARAIAIALIDKGVAASVVNRSEARLEFFAKNGARIFGWSNLPQERFDLVVNTTSAGLKDGDLPLERDALKAYLSGAKTAYDVIYGVETPFLRLAKALGIDAKDGEDMLAFQGAIAHSLFFGGEVSAIAKQMKTALRLPKIWR; encoded by the coding sequence ATGAAGCTGCTCGCCGTTTTGGGCGATCCGATCGCTCATTCGCTCTCGCCGCTTATGCACAATTTCGTTTATCAACAAAACGCGATCGCCGCCGTCTATACCCGTTTGCGCGTCGAGGACGGCTATAAATTGCGCGAGATATTCGAGGCTAACCGCCTTTACGGCGCGAATATCACTCTGCCGCACAAAGAGGCGGCTTTTGCGCAAGCCGACGAGATAACGTCCGGCGCAAAAAAGATCGGCGCGGTCAATACTTGGGTGAAAAAAGAGGGTCGCGTCGCGGGCTACAACACCGACGCGGAGGGGTTTATAGCGTCGATCGCGCCTTTAAGCGGCGTTAAAAGCGCGTTGATTTTGGGCGCGGGAGGCGCGGCGAGGGCGATCGCGATCGCGCTGATAGATAAAGGCGTAGCCGCGTCGGTAGTCAATCGAAGCGAAGCGCGGCTTGAGTTTTTCGCTAAAAACGGCGCGCGGATTTTTGGCTGGAGCAACTTGCCGCAAGAGCGTTTTGATCTCGTAGTCAATACGACGAGCGCGGGGCTAAAAGACGGCGATCTGCCGCTTGAGAGAGACGCGCTTAAGGCATACCTATCGGGCGCCAAGACGGCTTACGACGTTATATACGGCGTTGAAACGCCGTTTTTGCGGCTTGCCAAAGCGCTCGGAATTGACGCTAAAGACGGCGAAGATATGTTGGCTTTTCAAGGCGCGATCGCCCATTCGCTCTTTTTTGGCGGAGAGGTTTCAGCTATCGCCAAACAGATGAAAACCGCGTTAAGGCTGCCCAAAATATGGCGATGA
- a CDS encoding cation diffusion facilitator family transporter → MSIERKSTILTTAAAFLLAIAKFAAGILTGSMAVISSAIDSFLDMAMSLFNYYAVKQSELNPNETFNYGRGKIEGLAALIEGVLIACSSAFIVYQSVRNLIDDKQIEALNAAILTMVVSAAATACIVAGLTLAHKKTKSLIVRADLLHYKSDLWTNVGVIASLGLIAASGFHFIDGAVSVAIALFIAVGAYKIAREGVLTLMDRAIEEPLLSRIREVVRNAPRASGYHYLRTRKSAKTYVVEVHLVFSEAISLNDAHDTSDYVENAISALEPNAKWLITVHLDPRDDSKNET, encoded by the coding sequence ATGAGTATCGAGCGAAAATCCACGATCTTAACGACCGCCGCCGCTTTTTTGCTCGCGATCGCAAAGTTTGCGGCTGGGATTTTGACGGGCAGTATGGCGGTTATCAGCAGCGCGATCGACTCTTTTCTGGATATGGCGATGAGCCTTTTCAACTACTACGCGGTGAAACAGAGCGAGCTAAACCCCAATGAAACTTTTAACTACGGACGCGGCAAGATCGAGGGGTTAGCCGCGTTGATCGAGGGGGTATTGATCGCCTGTTCTAGCGCGTTTATCGTCTATCAAAGCGTCCGTAATCTGATCGACGATAAACAGATCGAAGCGCTTAACGCGGCTATTTTAACTATGGTCGTTTCGGCGGCGGCGACCGCCTGTATCGTGGCGGGATTAACGCTCGCGCACAAAAAAACCAAATCGCTAATCGTTCGCGCCGATCTGCTTCATTATAAAAGCGATCTATGGACAAACGTCGGCGTTATCGCTTCGCTTGGGCTGATCGCCGCAAGCGGCTTTCACTTTATAGACGGCGCGGTATCCGTCGCGATCGCGCTGTTTATCGCCGTCGGCGCTTACAAAATCGCTCGCGAAGGCGTTTTGACGCTGATGGATCGCGCCATAGAGGAGCCGCTTTTGAGCCGAATACGCGAGGTCGTAAGGAACGCGCCGCGCGCCAGCGGCTATCACTACCTGCGAACGCGTAAAAGCGCTAAAACTTACGTCGTAGAGGTGCATTTGGTTTTTAGCGAAGCTATTTCGTTAAACGACGCGCACGATACCAGCGATTACGTTGAAAACGCGATCTCCGCGCTAGAGCCAAACGCCAAATGGTTGATCACGGTTCATCTTGATCCCCGCGACGACAGCAAAAACGAAACGTGA